AACACGCCTTGCCTTTGTGTGCATTGATCAACAAAACCCGACCTATTCAAAAGGATATATCCCATCTTAATCTTACTCTGCCAACGAAGAATATACTACCTCTTCTGCAGCGCTACCAGGAGCATCCATGACTCCACTTACAGAATTGGAGAGCAACCACATCTCCCTAAATCCTGAGCAGGTTTGTAATAGTTCTTCTTTAGTCCCTTCAGCAATTTTTCGACCATTCTCGATATATATAATTCTGTCCACATGCTCCAAGGTAGATAGTTTGTGAGCCACAATAATTTGTGTACAATTTCCTTTAAGACTACTGACAATTTCTTTGATATAATTCTCACTAACAGCATCCAACGAGGAAGTAGCTTCATCCAACAACAGTATAGAGGCCTTTTTCAATAATGCTCTAGCTATTGTCAGCCTTTGCTGTTGTCCTCCAGAAAGGTTTTTACCGGATTCTTCTAAAAGTGAGTGTATTCCGTCAGGCATCTTACCAACAAATCCCGAAGCATGAGCGTCCCTGAGGGCTTCTAAAACTTCATCTTCACTAAAAATTTTTCCTAAAGATAAGTTGTTAAACACTGAGTCGTAGAAAAGAAAAGGTTTTTGCGGAACACAAGCTATATGTTCCCTTAGGGAGCTTATATCATAATTGGTTATGGAACAACCATCTATCAAAATATCTCCAGAATCTATTTCATAAAGTCTGGGCAACAATTTTATGATGGTTGACTTACCAGATCCTGTAGGTCCTACAATACCGATGGATTCTCCTTTTTTCACAGAGAAAGTAATGCCCTGCAAGACAGCATCTTCAACATCAGAATCTTCTTTGTAGCTAAAGAAGACATTTCGAAATTCCAGCACTGATCGCATCCCGGTGAAATTCTTCTGCGTCCCCTTATCATCTTGTTCCTTACAAAGGTTTATTACCTCAAAAAATCTTTCAGCTGCTGCGCACCCTTTCATAATTTGTGTGTTTTCATCTGCAAACTTCTTAATAGGTTCGTATACAAGATACAACAGACCACAAAAAACCAATAAATCTGAAGGTGTAATTGCAAAAACATACAACCCTACTAGCATCACTGCAGCTAAAAACAAAGAAGCTGCAGCGTGTAATATGGGTCTTGGAGCTATTCCATAGCGCGCACTTTTCTCCTCTAATTTAGCAACCTTTTCATTATGCGACCCATATTTTTGGAGAGAAAACTCCTCGGTACAAAACAACTTGATAGTCATTATTCCAGACAAAAAATCAATCAGAACCGATGAGAAATTCGATTTGTTCACCTGAACATTGCGTGCTATGGACTTAATCTTTTTGGCTAAAAAAACCACAGGCAAAACAAGAATGGGAAATCCTAAAAATACTGTAAGCGAAAACTGCCATGATATTGAATAGCAGATGGCAAGCGTTAAAAGAAAAGTTGCTGGAGCATGCACATAATTGATAAACAATGAGTTTACAGCTTCGGCTATTTGTTCAGAATCCATGGTAATTCTACTACTCAAATTTCCAATGCCGTACGAATGAAAAAAAGACATCGGTAATTTCTGCAAAGCCGAGAAATACTCATACCGAAGGTCTTTACTTACCCTTATAGAAATGAGCATTGTTAAATAACGAACAAAAAATAATGTGATAGCCTTAAACAAAGCAACTAAAGCCAGAACACCTATCAAACGATAAAAACTTTTATAGGAACTAGACGCCTCAGAGAGCTTCAACCA
This sequence is a window from Chlamydiifrater volucris. Protein-coding genes within it:
- a CDS encoding ABC transporter ATP-binding protein; protein product: MKLLLRAVLRRKKHLVLLGFSLLSIVGYSLASQAEILSLGVIVKTGPDAFQLFGKKEAGETSKLATIPKEIDKESLLESFDKIAAGDKSITLSKANAYLAENAPASKRSSITKKIASTVDSWLKLSEASSSYKSFYRLIGVLALVALFKAITLFFVRYLTMLISIRVSKDLRYEYFSALQKLPMSFFHSYGIGNLSSRITMDSEQIAEAVNSLFINYVHAPATFLLTLAICYSISWQFSLTVFLGFPILVLPVVFLAKKIKSIARNVQVNKSNFSSVLIDFLSGIMTIKLFCTEEFSLQKYGSHNEKVAKLEEKSARYGIAPRPILHAAASLFLAAVMLVGLYVFAITPSDLLVFCGLLYLVYEPIKKFADENTQIMKGCAAAERFFEVINLCKEQDDKGTQKNFTGMRSVLEFRNVFFSYKEDSDVEDAVLQGITFSVKKGESIGIVGPTGSGKSTIIKLLPRLYEIDSGDILIDGCSITNYDISSLREHIACVPQKPFLFYDSVFNNLSLGKIFSEDEVLEALRDAHASGFVGKMPDGIHSLLEESGKNLSGGQQQRLTIARALLKKASILLLDEATSSLDAVSENYIKEIVSSLKGNCTQIIVAHKLSTLEHVDRIIYIENGRKIAEGTKEELLQTCSGFREMWLLSNSVSGVMDAPGSAAEEVVYSSLAE